A window of the Verminephrobacter eiseniae EF01-2 genome harbors these coding sequences:
- a CDS encoding glutamine synthetase family protein produces the protein MNDSSMAHPPLHPAVAAALESGSTKVKVAVSDVDGILRGKYLHRDKFKSAAESGFSFCDVVLGWDAHDHCYDNTRLTGWQHGYPDALVRIDPGTARQVPWDRQVPFFLGEFVNPDGSPHALCPRQTLKRVLKRAEKLGFTVLAGMEFEWFNFKESAQSWAAKQGVGPEPITPGMFGYSLLRMADNPGFFNALMDEMAAFDVPIEGLHTETGPGVYEAAISFSEALAQADRAILFKTGAREIGKRFGIMPSFMAKWNQALPGCSGHIHQSLSDGQRNLFFDASSERKMSPLFESYLAGQIGFLMEFAPLFWPTINSYKRLVDGFWAPVKPSWGMDNRTASFRVIAGSPKATRLETRCPGADINPYLALAAVIAAGLHGVEQGLKLSAPPITGTNQGAENVARAPRTLIETTRVLQHSRVAHDWLGDAFVEHFAATREWEWRQWLDGVTDWELKRYLEIV, from the coding sequence ATGAACGATAGCTCGATGGCGCACCCGCCGCTTCATCCCGCCGTGGCCGCCGCGCTCGAATCGGGCAGCACCAAGGTCAAGGTGGCAGTCAGTGATGTCGATGGCATTTTGCGCGGCAAGTATCTGCACCGTGACAAATTCAAAAGCGCAGCCGAGTCCGGCTTCAGCTTTTGCGACGTGGTACTGGGCTGGGATGCGCATGACCATTGCTACGACAACACCCGGCTGACCGGCTGGCAGCATGGCTACCCGGACGCGCTGGTGCGCATCGATCCGGGCACCGCGCGCCAGGTGCCCTGGGATCGGCAGGTGCCGTTTTTTCTCGGCGAATTCGTCAACCCCGACGGCAGCCCGCATGCACTGTGCCCGCGCCAAACCTTGAAGCGCGTGCTCAAGCGCGCCGAAAAACTGGGCTTTACCGTGCTCGCCGGCATGGAATTCGAGTGGTTCAACTTCAAAGAGAGCGCGCAAAGCTGGGCTGCCAAGCAAGGGGTGGGGCCAGAGCCGATCACGCCGGGCATGTTTGGCTATTCGCTGCTGCGCATGGCCGACAACCCGGGCTTTTTCAACGCCTTGATGGACGAGATGGCCGCCTTCGACGTGCCCATCGAGGGCTTGCACACCGAGACAGGCCCGGGCGTCTATGAAGCGGCGATCAGCTTCAGCGAGGCCTTGGCGCAGGCCGACCGCGCCATTTTGTTCAAGACCGGCGCGCGCGAAATCGGCAAGCGCTTCGGCATCATGCCGAGTTTCATGGCCAAGTGGAATCAGGCGCTGCCCGGCTGCTCCGGACATATCCACCAAAGCCTGTCGGACGGCCAGCGCAATCTGTTTTTCGATGCCTCGTCAGAGCGCAAGATGAGTCCGCTGTTTGAAAGCTACCTGGCTGGCCAGATCGGCTTTTTGATGGAATTCGCGCCGCTGTTCTGGCCCACCATCAACAGCTACAAGCGCCTGGTCGATGGCTTTTGGGCGCCGGTCAAACCCAGTTGGGGCATGGACAACCGCACGGCCAGCTTCCGCGTGATTGCCGGCAGCCCCAAGGCCACCAGGCTGGAGACCCGCTGCCCGGGCGCCGATATCAATCCCTATCTGGCGCTGGCTGCGGTGATTGCCGCCGGTCTGCACGGCGTGGAACAGGGGCTCAAGCTGAGCGCGCCGCCGATCACCGGCACCAACCAGGGCGCAGAAAATGTCGCGCGCGCGCCGCGCACCTTGATCGAGACCACGCGCGTTCTGCAACATTCCCGCGTGGCGCATGACTGGCTGGGCGACGCCTTCGTCGAGCACTTTGCCGCCACGCGCGAATGGGAATGGCGCCAGTGGCTCGACGGCGTTACCGATTGGGAATTGAAGCGTTACCTTGAGATCGTCTGA
- a CDS encoding carboxymuconolactone decarboxylase family protein gives MARIPYYDLSQAPESYTRLIAARPPLNLYRMLAHAGKTAEGFLALGSAILRENTLDAKLREIAILRTGILCGASYEVHQHRRVARRVGLSDDKIDALGKDADRSALDATETLVLEFTDQVVLHVKAPDAMFEALCARLPHGQVAELVLVIGFYMLVSRFLENFEVDIEPPGAVG, from the coding sequence ATGGCCCGCATTCCCTACTACGACCTGAGCCAGGCGCCCGAGTCCTACACCCGGCTGATCGCGGCGCGGCCGCCGCTGAACCTCTATCGGATGCTGGCGCATGCGGGCAAGACGGCCGAGGGCTTTCTGGCGCTGGGCAGTGCCATCTTGCGCGAGAACACGCTCGACGCGAAGCTGCGCGAGATCGCCATCTTGCGCACCGGCATCCTGTGCGGCGCCAGCTACGAGGTGCACCAGCACCGGCGCGTGGCACGCCGCGTCGGACTGTCCGACGACAAGATCGACGCGCTCGGCAAGGACGCCGACCGCTCTGCGCTCGATGCCACCGAGACGCTGGTGCTGGAGTTCACCGACCAGGTCGTGCTGCATGTGAAGGCCCCTGACGCGATGTTCGAGGCGCTGTGCGCGCGGCTGCCGCATGGACAGGTCGCCGAGTTGGTGCTGGTCATCGGCTTTTACATGCTGGTCAGCCGCTTTCTGGAGAACTTCGAGGTCGATATCGAGCCGCCGGGGGCCGTCGGGTAG
- a CDS encoding ABC transporter substrate-binding protein, whose amino-acid sequence MTTLHLPAAACCLLSLALLAPAAQAQKRGGTLTIGMEAEFSGFNPAKARIFNQNTLAPASSVLETLFVFEGAQIVPRLGLDYAEAPDRLSATVRLRPGVTFHDGTPFNADAVVAHYAWLLAPGTGINLSPIAPLKTVEKVDEMSVRFVLRQPWVALQSALAAENLVNFIGSPAALKNDPEGFHRKPIGTGPFIFKEWQAGDRIVMERNPHYWEPQLPYLERLIYRVLPDANTRYQSIKSGQVDIGRMDTASHVLDARKNPQIKVHEYQGSGAISWNFNAAKEPFNDQRVRAAVVHAFNAKAMLDTFFLGTTVATTDLFGPNSPWFCPRLNWRSHDLAKARALLAEVGKPVKFQLVSTNTPTGRRQAGMVQQFAKEAGMEVDIRLTEQSQNVRVGLSGDYQMGVWRFGDITGEPDGALAYYFGGENGTPVSRHDTARIDALLGKARAEPDQARRKALYCDIAQIVSDEAYQLIPIRVTYYAIASPKVRNLGPITNSIIRTRSVWIGQ is encoded by the coding sequence ATGACCACCTTGCACCTGCCCGCCGCCGCCTGCTGCCTGCTGAGCCTGGCCCTGCTCGCGCCCGCTGCCCAGGCGCAAAAAAGGGGCGGCACGCTCACCATCGGCATGGAGGCCGAGTTCAGCGGCTTCAACCCGGCCAAGGCCAGAATCTTCAACCAGAACACCCTCGCGCCCGCGTCCTCGGTGCTGGAGACGCTGTTCGTCTTTGAAGGCGCGCAAATCGTGCCGCGCCTGGGGCTGGACTATGCCGAGGCCCCGGACCGCCTGAGCGCGACGGTCCGACTGCGGCCCGGCGTGACATTCCACGACGGCACGCCGTTCAACGCCGACGCAGTGGTGGCCCATTACGCCTGGCTGCTCGCGCCCGGGACGGGCATCAATCTGTCCCCGATCGCGCCCCTGAAGACCGTCGAGAAGGTCGATGAGATGAGCGTGCGCTTCGTCCTGCGGCAACCCTGGGTGGCGCTGCAATCGGCGCTCGCAGCCGAAAACCTGGTGAACTTCATCGGCTCGCCGGCGGCGCTGAAGAACGACCCCGAGGGCTTTCACCGCAAGCCCATCGGCACCGGGCCTTTCATCTTCAAGGAATGGCAGGCCGGCGACCGCATCGTGATGGAGCGCAACCCCCATTACTGGGAGCCGCAACTGCCCTACCTCGAGCGCCTGATCTATCGCGTGCTGCCCGATGCCAACACGCGCTACCAGAGCATCAAGTCGGGCCAGGTCGACATCGGCCGCATGGACACCGCAAGCCATGTGCTCGACGCCAGGAAAAACCCGCAGATCAAGGTGCACGAGTACCAGGGCTCGGGCGCGATCTCATGGAATTTCAACGCCGCCAAAGAGCCTTTCAACGACCAGCGCGTGCGCGCAGCGGTGGTGCACGCATTCAACGCCAAGGCCATGCTCGACACCTTCTTTCTCGGCACCACGGTGGCCACCACCGACCTGTTCGGCCCGAACTCGCCGTGGTTCTGCCCCCGGCTGAACTGGCGCAGCCACGACCTGGCGAAGGCGCGCGCGTTGCTTGCCGAGGTCGGCAAACCGGTCAAATTCCAACTGGTGTCCACGAACACGCCGACCGGCCGGCGCCAGGCCGGCATGGTGCAGCAGTTCGCCAAGGAAGCTGGCATGGAGGTCGATATCCGGTTGACCGAGCAAAGCCAGAACGTGCGCGTTGGCCTGAGCGGCGACTACCAGATGGGTGTCTGGCGCTTTGGCGACATCACCGGCGAACCCGATGGGGCGCTGGCCTATTACTTCGGCGGCGAAAACGGCACCCCGGTGAGCCGGCACGACACCGCCAGGATCGACGCCCTCCTGGGCAAGGCGCGCGCCGAGCCTGACCAGGCCAGGCGCAAGGCGCTGTACTGCGACATCGCGCAGATCGTGTCCGATGAAGCCTACCAACTGATTCCGATCCGGGTCACCTACTACGCGATAGCCAGCCCGAAGGTCAGGAACCTGGGCCCCATAACCAATAGCATCATCCGCACGCGCAGCGTGTGGATCGGGCAGTGA
- a CDS encoding ABC transporter ATP-binding protein, giving the protein MRPQASPAPPVLDVRDLDVVYALTGGQQMRAVERLSFAIGRGQTLALVGESGCGKSSVAKAVMQLVPTAGGVIRLEGQALGPLGGDALKRLRRRFQMIFQDPISSLNPQRTVRQILEFPLKVNGLFDKSESERRIRATLDIVGLDSQQMLGRYPHEFSGGQCQRISIARALILDPVLLVCDEPVSALDVSVRAQVLNLLGELRQRLGLSMLFISHDLAVVRNVADCIAVMYLGRICEAGDAQHLLEHPAHPYTVALLSAVLHADPAVPPRRVALQGEMPSPLSLPTGCRFRTRCPGAQALCAAAEPALTALADGRQVACHFPYSVARPAANASAFFQPEDIAP; this is encoded by the coding sequence ATGAGGCCACAGGCATCCCCGGCGCCCCCGGTGCTCGATGTGCGCGACCTGGATGTGGTCTACGCGCTCACGGGCGGGCAGCAGATGCGCGCCGTCGAACGGCTGAGCTTTGCGATCGGGCGCGGCCAGACGCTGGCGTTGGTCGGCGAATCGGGCTGCGGCAAGTCATCGGTCGCCAAGGCGGTGATGCAGCTCGTGCCAACGGCCGGCGGCGTGATCCGGCTCGAAGGGCAGGCGCTGGGGCCGCTCGGCGGCGATGCGCTCAAGCGCCTGCGGCGCCGCTTTCAGATGATCTTCCAGGACCCGATCTCCTCGCTCAACCCGCAGCGCACGGTGCGCCAGATCCTGGAGTTCCCGCTGAAGGTGAACGGCCTGTTCGACAAGAGCGAAAGCGAGCGCCGCATCCGCGCGACGCTGGACATCGTGGGGCTGGACAGCCAGCAGATGCTGGGGCGCTATCCGCACGAGTTCTCGGGCGGCCAGTGCCAGCGCATCTCGATTGCGCGGGCGCTGATCCTCGACCCCGTGCTGCTGGTCTGCGACGAGCCGGTGTCGGCGCTCGACGTGTCGGTCCGCGCGCAGGTGCTGAACCTGCTGGGCGAACTGCGCCAGCGCCTGGGCCTGAGCATGTTGTTCATCTCGCATGACCTGGCGGTGGTGCGCAACGTGGCCGACTGCATCGCGGTGATGTACCTCGGGCGCATCTGCGAAGCCGGCGACGCGCAGCACCTGCTGGAGCACCCCGCCCACCCCTACACCGTAGCGCTGCTCAGCGCGGTGCTGCACGCCGACCCGGCCGTGCCGCCGCGGCGCGTGGCGCTCCAGGGCGAGATGCCGTCGCCGCTGTCGCTGCCCACGGGTTGCCGCTTTCGCACCCGTTGCCCGGGCGCGCAGGCGCTCTGCGCTGCGGCCGAGCCTGCGTTGACGGCGCTCGCCGACGGGCGCCAGGTGGCCTGCCATTTCCCGTATTCGGTGGCCCGGCCTGCGGCCAACGCCAGCGCCTTTTTCCAACCCGAGGACATCGCTCCATGA
- a CDS encoding ABC transporter ATP-binding protein, producing MNRQTRLHDAALLRVRHLGVQFQTAQGPLHALTDVSLDVERARTLAIVGESGSGKSVLACSILRLLGPAAQTAPEAQIFFGAQDLLRLERSAMQAVRGRRIAMVFQDPMTALNPVRPIGVQLAEGLQLHLRLSRQAAQERATGLLAQVGIGSPERRMAQLPHQLSGGMRQRVVIAMAVACEPELLIADEPTTALDVTVQAEILDLLRGLQRGRQMAMILVTHDLGVAAGYADDIAVMYAGQIVEQAPTAALLRQPRMPYTRDLLRAIARLDDPPHALLHSIAGRPPVVRALAGGCRYAPRCDRRTMQCEAAQPGLESVACAEGAHWSTPLSTGMSAFGRPGGAHAVRCWHPLEIAA from the coding sequence ATGAACCGCCAGACCCGGCTCCACGACGCTGCGCTGCTGCGCGTGCGCCACCTGGGCGTTCAGTTCCAGACCGCGCAGGGGCCGCTGCATGCGCTGACCGATGTCTCGCTGGATGTGGAGCGCGCGCGCACGCTGGCCATCGTTGGCGAATCAGGCTCGGGCAAATCGGTGTTGGCGTGCTCGATCCTGCGGCTGCTCGGCCCGGCGGCGCAGACCGCGCCCGAGGCGCAGATATTTTTCGGCGCGCAGGATCTGCTGCGCCTGGAGCGCAGTGCGATGCAGGCCGTGCGCGGCCGGCGCATCGCGATGGTGTTCCAAGACCCGATGACGGCCCTGAACCCGGTGCGGCCCATTGGCGTGCAGCTTGCCGAAGGGCTGCAACTGCACCTGCGGCTGAGCCGGCAGGCCGCGCAGGAGCGCGCCACCGGCCTGCTGGCGCAGGTCGGCATCGGTTCGCCCGAACGGCGCATGGCACAGTTGCCGCACCAACTGTCCGGCGGCATGCGCCAGCGCGTGGTGATCGCGATGGCAGTGGCCTGCGAGCCCGAGTTGCTGATTGCCGACGAGCCCACCACCGCGCTCGATGTGACCGTGCAGGCCGAGATACTCGACCTGCTGCGCGGCCTGCAGCGCGGGCGCCAGATGGCCATGATCCTGGTCACGCACGACCTGGGCGTTGCGGCCGGCTACGCCGACGACATCGCCGTGATGTATGCCGGCCAGATCGTCGAGCAGGCGCCGACGGCGGCGCTGTTGCGCCAGCCGCGCATGCCCTACACGCGGGACCTGCTGCGCGCGATTGCGCGCCTGGACGATCCGCCGCACGCGCTGCTGCACAGCATTGCCGGGCGCCCGCCCGTGGTGCGCGCGCTCGCCGGCGGATGCCGCTACGCGCCGCGCTGCGACCGCCGCACGATGCAGTGCGAGGCCGCGCAGCCCGGCCTCGAGTCCGTAGCCTGCGCCGAGGGCGCGCACTGGAGTACTCCGCTTTCGACGGGCATGAGCGCCTTCGGGCGGCCGGGCGGCGCTCATGCCGTCCGGTGCTGGCACCCGCTGGAGATCGCGGCATGA
- a CDS encoding ABC transporter permease → MRAEWCAPGRWWRGKPRARALLRLGLPCAWLLGVLFLALAADWLPLPSPTDMDFAAAGQGPGTAHLLGLDLDGRDIFARLAHGARVSLIVCSVAPLIGLVFGSALGLLAAYYGGVLRTAILALLDAMLAFPSLVFALGLTVVLGPSVHNVALALGVMSIPAFARIARANALPLIGREFVLAARTAGASDWQIMLREILPNMALSLLTYALTITSVMIVAEGSLSFLGVGVPPPTPSWGGMIADGRESLERVPHVSLIPAAAMFLTVLSLNLLGDGLRQRRSPGLA, encoded by the coding sequence ATGCGCGCTGAATGGTGCGCGCCGGGGCGCTGGTGGCGCGGCAAGCCCCGCGCGCGCGCGCTGCTGCGCCTGGGGCTGCCATGCGCGTGGCTGCTCGGGGTGCTGTTTCTTGCGCTTGCGGCCGACTGGCTGCCGCTGCCCTCGCCCACCGACATGGACTTCGCGGCCGCAGGGCAAGGCCCGGGCACGGCGCATCTGCTGGGCCTGGACCTCGATGGCCGCGACATCTTCGCGCGCCTGGCGCATGGCGCGCGGGTCTCGCTGATCGTGTGCTCGGTGGCGCCGCTGATCGGGCTGGTTTTCGGCTCGGCGCTCGGCTTGCTCGCGGCCTACTACGGCGGCGTGCTGCGCACGGCCATCCTGGCGCTGCTCGACGCGATGCTGGCCTTTCCGAGCCTGGTGTTCGCGCTCGGCCTGACGGTGGTGCTCGGCCCCTCGGTGCACAACGTGGCGCTGGCGCTCGGCGTGATGTCGATACCGGCCTTTGCGCGCATCGCCCGCGCCAACGCATTGCCGTTGATCGGCCGCGAGTTCGTGCTGGCCGCGCGCACCGCAGGGGCCAGCGATTGGCAGATCATGCTGCGCGAGATCCTGCCGAACATGGCCCTGTCCCTGCTGACCTACGCGCTGACCATCACCTCGGTGATGATCGTTGCCGAAGGCTCGCTGAGTTTTCTGGGCGTGGGCGTGCCGCCGCCGACACCGAGTTGGGGCGGCATGATCGCCGACGGGCGCGAATCGCTCGAGCGCGTGCCCCATGTCAGCCTGATTCCGGCGGCCGCGATGTTCCTGACCGTGCTGAGCCTGAACCTGTTGGGCGACGGCCTGCGCCAGCGCCGCTCGCCGGGTCTGGCATGA
- a CDS encoding ABC transporter permease subunit, giving the protein MSAARPPEGAHTAAEGEGIPVRAARPPEGAHTAAGGEGTPVRAARPPEGAHTVAEGEGTPVRAARPPEGAHTAAEGEGTPVRAARSPEGAHAAAEGEGTPVRAARPPEGAHTAAGGEGTPVGASAMAPLRATLRGLLGRAGHVLIVLALLSVATFSMLELLPGSVVDAMLSDNARPEEIARLQHALGLDLPMHLRFLGWLGNALQGDLGRSPLSGESVSAAITHRLPVSILLMLLAQVLALLIALPLGIWAGSNAGRRVDRWLSGGAFGVLAVPHFVLGLLLILLFAIWLRWFPATGYVPFGAEPLASIHSLALPAATLALVEAPIYLRLLRSDIASTLRAPYITVARAKGLSERQILLRHALRPSSFSLITVLGINVGHLIGGAVIIETLFALPGLGRLLIEAITQRDFVTLQGLVLFIGVAFVAVNLVVDAVYALLDPRVGVRHAR; this is encoded by the coding sequence CAGTGCGCGCCGCCCGGCCGCCCGAAGGCGCTCATACCGCAGCCGGAGGCGAAGGCACCCCGGTGCGCGCCGCCCGGCCGCCCGAAGGCGCTCATACCGTAGCCGAAGGCGAAGGCACCCCGGTGCGCGCCGCCCGGCCGCCCGAAGGCGCTCATACCGCAGCCGAAGGCGAAGGCACCCCAGTGCGCGCCGCACGGTCGCCCGAAGGCGCTCATGCCGCAGCCGAAGGCGAAGGCACCCCGGTGCGCGCCGCACGGCCGCCCGAAGGCGCTCATACCGCAGCCGGAGGCGAAGGCACCCCGGTGGGCGCGTCCGCGATGGCGCCGTTGCGCGCCACGCTCCGGGGTCTGCTCGGCCGCGCAGGCCATGTGCTGATCGTGCTTGCGCTGCTGAGCGTGGCCACCTTTTCGATGCTGGAACTGCTGCCCGGCTCGGTGGTCGATGCGATGCTCAGCGACAACGCCCGCCCCGAGGAGATCGCGCGCCTGCAGCATGCGCTGGGGCTGGACCTGCCGATGCACCTGCGCTTTCTGGGCTGGCTCGGCAACGCACTGCAGGGTGACCTGGGCCGGTCGCCGCTGAGCGGTGAATCGGTCAGCGCCGCCATCACGCACCGGCTGCCGGTGTCGATCCTGCTGATGCTGCTGGCGCAGGTGTTGGCGCTGCTGATCGCGCTGCCGCTGGGCATCTGGGCTGGCAGCAATGCGGGCCGCCGGGTCGACCGCTGGCTCTCGGGCGGCGCCTTCGGCGTGCTGGCGGTGCCGCATTTCGTGCTGGGGCTGCTGCTGATCTTGCTGTTCGCCATCTGGCTGCGCTGGTTTCCTGCCACCGGCTATGTGCCGTTCGGCGCCGAGCCGCTGGCCAGCATCCACTCGCTGGCCCTGCCCGCAGCGACGCTGGCGCTGGTGGAGGCGCCGATCTACCTGCGCCTGCTGCGCAGCGACATTGCCAGCACCTTGCGCGCGCCATACATCACCGTGGCGCGCGCCAAGGGCCTGTCGGAGCGCCAGATACTGCTCCGCCACGCGCTGCGGCCCTCGTCGTTCAGCCTGATCACCGTGCTGGGCATCAATGTCGGCCATCTGATCGGCGGCGCGGTGATCATCGAGACGCTGTTCGCGTTGCCCGGTCTGGGCCGGCTGTTGATCGAGGCCATCACGCAGCGCGACTTCGTTACCTTGCAGGGCCTGGTGCTGTTCATCGGCGTGGCCTTCGTGGCTGTCAACCTGGTCGTCGACGCGGTCTACGCGCTGCTCGACCCCCGGGTCGGGGTGCGACATGCGCGCTGA